In the genome of Microbacterium saperdae, one region contains:
- a CDS encoding sugar-binding transcriptional regulator, which produces MADPGAQSRDSKLIAALTAAQLYYMQDKTMEVIAQELGTSRSSVSRLLSFARESGLVDIRINSPLERLGILEQRIRDRHRVAAHVVPMSEIVSEVERLERVALTAGRLLSQFVDSNMIVGVAWGSTISAVSRGLTQKETHNTTFVQLNGAGNTQTSGVEYSSDILQRFGSAFGAQVQQFPVPAFFDDPATREAMWRERSTRRVLDLQAKMDIAVFSLGSPAAEVPSRVYVGGYLGRDDYRSLREDHAIGDVATVFFRSDGSWRDIRVNARATGPGLDRLRRVPRRVCVVSGIPKLVSLRAAIAADLITDVVLDEGLARQLVDD; this is translated from the coding sequence ATGGCCGACCCCGGCGCGCAATCCCGCGATTCCAAGCTGATCGCCGCGCTCACCGCAGCGCAGCTCTACTACATGCAGGACAAGACCATGGAGGTGATCGCCCAGGAGCTCGGCACCTCCCGGTCATCCGTCTCGAGGCTGTTGAGCTTCGCGCGTGAGAGCGGACTCGTCGACATCCGCATCAACTCACCGCTCGAGCGACTCGGGATCCTCGAGCAGCGGATCCGAGACCGCCACCGCGTCGCGGCGCACGTGGTGCCGATGTCCGAGATCGTGAGCGAGGTCGAACGTCTCGAGCGTGTCGCCCTCACCGCCGGAAGGCTGCTCTCGCAGTTCGTCGATTCGAACATGATCGTCGGTGTCGCATGGGGCTCGACCATCAGCGCTGTCAGCCGCGGGCTGACCCAGAAGGAGACCCACAACACGACGTTCGTGCAGCTCAACGGTGCCGGGAACACGCAGACCAGCGGCGTCGAGTACTCCAGCGACATCCTGCAGAGGTTCGGCAGCGCATTCGGCGCGCAGGTGCAGCAGTTCCCCGTGCCGGCGTTCTTCGACGACCCGGCGACTCGTGAGGCCATGTGGCGTGAGCGCAGCACTCGCAGGGTGCTCGATCTCCAGGCCAAGATGGACATCGCGGTGTTCAGCCTGGGATCCCCGGCGGCGGAGGTTCCGAGCCGCGTCTACGTGGGCGGCTACCTCGGTCGGGATGACTACCGCAGTCTTCGCGAGGATCACGCGATCGGCGACGTGGCGACGGTCTTCTTCCGATCGGACGGATCGTGGCGCGACATCAGGGTCAATGCGCGAGCGACCGGTCCCGGTCTCGATCGGCTGCGACGCGTCCCGCGGCGGGTGTGCGTCGTGTCCGGCATCCCCAAGCTGGTGAGCCTGCGTGCCGCCATCGCGGCCGATCTCATCACCGACGTGGTGCTCGATGAAGGGCTCGCGCGCCAGCTCGTGGACGACTGA
- a CDS encoding glycerol-3-phosphate dehydrogenase/oxidase — protein sequence MIESTHSSAERAEVRAVRESGRTSVLLIGGGINGISAFRDLALQGVDVLLVERGDFASGASSASSHMIHGGIRYLENGEFRLVRESVEERNGLLKIAPHYVKPLQTTIPIYSTFSGILSAPLRFLTHRSGKPQERGAFLIKIGLTIYDTFSRDGGSVPRHRFLGRKRSLAELPSLDPNIKYTATYYDASMHDPERLALDVLQDGLAAHPAAQALNYVEAIGRDGDTVLLRDRESGTEFAVAADVVVNTSGPWTDLTNDALGTDTRFMGGTKGSHIVLDHPELLEATRGREIFFEHSDGRIVLIYPLKGRVLVGTTDIDADPREVAVCTEEEVDYFFDLIHHVFPQIDVNRDQIVYRFSGIRPLPRHEDTAPGFVSRDYRIEVDEKGSVPLVSLVGGKWTTFRALGESLSDVVLGLIHRTRTVSTAGRAIGGGRDFPRTEKAKRIWIQEYLPGAGDRAEKLLARYGTRAAQVWEYVEQGTDAPLAGGDLSTRELEWMVNNEMVARLQDVILRRTSIAFTGNADAKVIDEIADALAPLLGWDRARHDAELEQTRELLNERHGLHISSRTRG from the coding sequence ATGATCGAGTCGACGCACTCGTCAGCGGAACGCGCTGAGGTACGCGCAGTCCGTGAATCCGGACGCACGAGCGTCCTTCTCATCGGTGGCGGGATCAACGGCATCTCCGCATTCCGGGATCTGGCACTGCAGGGAGTCGACGTCCTTCTCGTCGAACGCGGCGACTTCGCCTCTGGCGCCTCCTCTGCATCGAGCCACATGATCCACGGTGGCATCCGGTATCTCGAGAACGGCGAGTTCCGTCTCGTGCGCGAGTCGGTCGAGGAGCGCAACGGTCTCCTCAAGATCGCCCCCCACTACGTGAAGCCGCTTCAGACGACGATCCCGATCTACTCCACGTTCTCCGGGATCCTCTCCGCCCCTCTGCGTTTCCTGACGCACCGCAGCGGCAAGCCGCAGGAGCGCGGAGCGTTCCTCATCAAGATCGGCCTGACGATCTACGACACTTTCTCGCGTGACGGCGGCAGCGTTCCGCGCCATCGCTTCCTGGGACGCAAGCGCTCGCTCGCCGAACTCCCCTCGCTCGACCCGAACATCAAGTACACCGCGACGTACTACGACGCGTCGATGCACGACCCGGAGCGCCTTGCGCTGGACGTCCTGCAGGACGGGCTCGCCGCTCACCCGGCCGCCCAGGCTCTGAACTACGTCGAGGCGATCGGTCGCGACGGCGACACCGTGCTTCTCCGCGACCGTGAGAGCGGCACGGAGTTCGCGGTCGCGGCGGACGTGGTCGTCAACACCTCCGGTCCCTGGACGGACCTCACCAACGACGCGCTCGGCACCGACACCCGCTTCATGGGCGGCACCAAGGGCTCGCACATCGTGCTGGATCATCCGGAACTGCTCGAGGCGACCCGCGGCCGTGAGATCTTCTTCGAGCACTCCGACGGTCGGATCGTGCTGATCTACCCGCTCAAGGGACGCGTCCTCGTCGGCACCACCGACATCGATGCGGATCCGCGCGAGGTGGCCGTGTGCACCGAAGAGGAGGTCGACTACTTCTTCGATCTCATCCACCACGTCTTCCCCCAGATCGACGTGAACCGCGACCAGATCGTGTATCGGTTCTCCGGCATCCGTCCGCTTCCGCGTCACGAGGACACCGCACCCGGCTTCGTGTCGCGCGACTACCGCATCGAGGTCGACGAGAAGGGCTCCGTGCCGCTCGTCAGTCTCGTCGGCGGCAAATGGACCACGTTCCGCGCTCTGGGCGAGTCGCTCTCCGACGTGGTGCTCGGTCTCATCCACCGCACCCGCACCGTATCCACGGCCGGTCGCGCGATCGGCGGCGGTCGGGACTTCCCGCGCACCGAGAAGGCGAAGCGCATCTGGATCCAGGAGTACCTGCCCGGCGCCGGCGACCGCGCCGAGAAGCTCCTCGCCCGCTACGGCACACGTGCCGCCCAGGTCTGGGAGTACGTCGAGCAGGGCACGGATGCCCCGCTCGCCGGCGGCGACCTGTCGACGCGTGAGCTCGAGTGGATGGTGAACAACGAGATGGTCGCACGTCTTCAGGACGTCATCCTGCGCCGCACGAGCATCGCCTTCACGGGCAACGCCGATGCGAAGGTCATCGACGAGATCGCCGACGCACTCGCACCGCTGCTGGGCTGGGATCGTGCGCGCCACGACGCCGAGCTCGAGCAGACGCGCGAGCTGCTGAATGAAAGGCATGGACTCCACATCTCGTCGCGCACCCGCGGCTGA
- a CDS encoding glutamate--cysteine ligase, translating to MTLDFAPSARSTVGLEWEIMLADPASGDLVGRAPELLAALEAESADERHTVTGELLTNTIEVTSGVGDSVAQAVDDIAQAIAAVRSATDPAGIELLSAGSHPFAQWYDQEVTDKTRYHTLIERTQWWGRNMMIWGIHVHIGVEDQRKVFPIINALTGFLPHLQSIAASSPFWAGERTGYASNRALVFQQLPTAGLPWPLQDWAQFEGYLEDMVRTGVMADASEVRWDIRPAPRWGTIEVRACDGVSTLPELAAIASLVQVLVESFSRALDEGRTLPQMPAWYHRENKWRAARYGLDARVIVDAQGTQLPVREHLAQTIDHLAPVAVELGCAREFASLHTILDEGASHARQIAVADASGGDLGEVVRHLIREFRSGPESSIDES from the coding sequence GTGACGCTCGATTTCGCGCCTTCGGCCCGCTCCACCGTCGGACTGGAATGGGAGATCATGCTCGCCGATCCGGCGAGCGGTGACCTGGTAGGACGCGCCCCCGAGCTGTTGGCCGCGCTCGAAGCGGAGAGCGCCGACGAGCGCCACACCGTCACCGGTGAACTGCTCACCAACACCATCGAGGTCACCAGCGGCGTCGGCGACTCCGTGGCGCAGGCGGTGGACGACATCGCTCAGGCCATCGCCGCGGTCCGGTCGGCGACCGATCCCGCGGGCATCGAGCTGCTCTCGGCCGGCAGCCACCCCTTCGCGCAGTGGTACGACCAGGAGGTGACCGACAAGACGCGGTATCACACGCTGATCGAGCGCACGCAGTGGTGGGGTCGGAACATGATGATCTGGGGCATCCATGTCCACATCGGCGTCGAAGACCAGCGCAAGGTGTTCCCCATCATCAATGCGCTCACCGGCTTCCTTCCGCATCTGCAGTCCATCGCCGCATCCAGCCCGTTCTGGGCGGGAGAGCGCACCGGCTACGCGTCCAACCGTGCGCTCGTGTTCCAGCAGCTTCCCACCGCCGGACTCCCCTGGCCCCTGCAGGACTGGGCCCAGTTCGAGGGCTACCTGGAGGACATGGTGCGCACCGGCGTCATGGCCGACGCCTCCGAGGTGCGCTGGGATATCCGACCGGCCCCGAGGTGGGGCACGATCGAGGTGCGCGCCTGCGACGGCGTCTCCACGCTCCCCGAGCTCGCCGCGATCGCCTCGCTGGTCCAGGTGCTGGTGGAGAGCTTCTCCCGCGCACTCGACGAGGGGCGAACCCTCCCGCAGATGCCCGCCTGGTACCACCGCGAGAACAAGTGGCGCGCGGCACGCTACGGCCTCGATGCCCGGGTGATCGTGGACGCGCAGGGTACGCAGCTCCCGGTGCGTGAGCATCTCGCTCAGACGATCGACCATCTCGCTCCCGTCGCCGTCGAGCTGGGGTGCGCGAGGGAGTTCGCCAGCCTCCACACGATCCTCGACGAAGGCGCCAGCCATGCACGTCAGATCGCAGTCGCGGATGCGTCGGGCGGCGACCTGGGCGAGGTCGTGCGGCATCTGATCCGCGAGTTCCGCTCGGGGCCGGAATCCTCGATCGACGAATCCTGA